CGTACGGAGAAATCAGAGGAGCTGCAGCAGCAATGAATAATGTAGCGAGAATGATCAGGAGACCTACCTTGAACATAACGCTCTTTGGTATTACCGCACCAAGCTTCTTTAGAGCTCTGCTCAGCCCTTCTGACCAGATCTCCACTTTTGTTCACCTCAGTACCTTATTCTGGGATCGAGGAGCGCATAGAGAGCATCAACTATGAGGCTGATCAATCCAACGATGAATGCGAAAAATATTATGGCAGCCTGTATGCTTGTATAATCTCTGTACTCCAACCTCTCCACGATGAACGTTCCCATTCCTGGCCAGCTGAAAGTGCTCTCAGTCAGCACCATCCCTCCAAGCAATATGGCAAACTGCAGGCCCATATAAGTGACAACAGGCAGGAAAGCGTTTTTCAAAGCATACCAATAAATCTTCCTTTCCCTTATTCCCCTGGAGTAATAGTTTCTAATGAAGTCTGAGCTCAGTACCTCAACCATGTTGTTTCTCAGCAGCCTTGTATAGGCTCCGCTGAGCACTATTCCAAGAGTTAAGCTGGGAAGTATCAAATGAAGGATCGAGCTCTTCAGCGCTGCCCAATTTCCTGTCAGAACGCTGTCTAGAACATAAAGCCCCGTTATAGTTCTTGGGGCCAGTCCAGGGTCTATCCTCTGAGCTATGGGAAGCCACTTGAGATACACACCAAATACGTACTGAAGAACCATTCCCAGCAGGGGAATGAATGTTACATAGGCTGCTATGCTGTAGAACTTCAATGCAGCGTCAGTTTTGGTACCTTTCCTTATAGCTGCCAATGTTCCAGTTCCAAGCCCTATCACAATGCTCACAATGAATCCTGAAATTGCGAGCTCTAGGGTTGCTGGGAATCTCTGGGCTATATATGTGGAAATTGGCACTCCACTTGGAAAGGTAATAGTTACGCCGAAATCTCCTCTCAGCACGTTAAAAAGATACTCAAAGTACTGCACATATAGTGGCTTATCAAGTCCAGCCATCCTTCTGAGATTCTCAAGCTGATCTGGCGGTATGTTCTTTGTTCCCAAGACTGCTAAAATAGGATCTCCAGGTAGGATCCTGAGAATTATGAAGACAAGCGTGTAAAGTATTAATATGCTTGGAATTATGACAAGAGCTCTGATAATCAAATATCTTGCGAGCCCGCCCACAAGGACCACCAAAAAAATACTCTGAAAAAAATTACTTTGTTTTCGTAATTGAGTTATACATCAATATCATTGTTGGGCTTGGG
The Fervidicoccaceae archaeon genome window above contains:
- a CDS encoding ABC transporter permease, with the translated sequence MGGLARYLIIRALVIIPSILILYTLVFIILRILPGDPILAVLGTKNIPPDQLENLRRMAGLDKPLYVQYFEYLFNVLRGDFGVTITFPSGVPISTYIAQRFPATLELAISGFIVSIVIGLGTGTLAAIRKGTKTDAALKFYSIAAYVTFIPLLGMVLQYVFGVYLKWLPIAQRIDPGLAPRTITGLYVLDSVLTGNWAALKSSILHLILPSLTLGIVLSGAYTRLLRNNMVEVLSSDFIRNYYSRGIRERKIYWYALKNAFLPVVTYMGLQFAILLGGMVLTESTFSWPGMGTFIVERLEYRDYTSIQAAIIFFAFIVGLISLIVDALYALLDPRIRY